Below is a genomic region from Hevea brasiliensis isolate MT/VB/25A 57/8 chromosome 3, ASM3005281v1, whole genome shotgun sequence.
AATTGAAGTATAAAGACTTAAAACTTGTCCATCAATATCTGCAGTGTCAAATTCCCCACTATGCTGAACCACATTATGGTCTAATCCGTCCATGATGCCATCATGAATAGTGTGATATAGACATATACACATATCTCTTCATTGCAAAAACTTGAGAATCAAATTTGTTTTCACAAATGCTACTTCTCCAAAATCCATAGAACAAAATCTTTTGGAAGATACTGGGACTAATATGGTAGTTCTAAGGAGGAAACCAcaactttgacattttcaatgggCCAAAGCAACATTTAACCTTAGGCGATAGAGTTATAACTTATAAGTGACTTTTaataacctaaaaaaaaaaaaaaaaaaagccctaCAGACAAGTATTTATTTACATTACTCTCATgacaaataaatttatattaacttCACAATTTATATGATGCTTAAATCTTTTCCAAAGAACACAATCAGGATGTGATTTCAACTCTATGGTCTGGCATAATAGGTAAGAGAAGATAGATGAACTTATCCACAATTATCGTCTAATTTTCTGAGGCCGTTTGCCAGGATCTAAATGGTATGAAGTAAAATGGAATGCAGATGTCTTTGGAATCTTTAAATTGAGATTTACTGTTAGGATATTGTTTACATATATTATGCATCCCACACTTAACTGTTCCCAAAAGGGCCAAAACTATGAACACTTACAAATACAAAGAGAATTACTAACCTTGATATGTGCACAAAGGTCTTCCACGTAGTTGTCAGTTATCTGTGAGTGAAAGATGAATACAATCAATTGAGTACAACATCTCACTTGGATTTGGCCCTCCTTTCTGGTATTTCCTATTTAttcgattctttttttttttttttttgtcctttttgtaaagaaggagaagaagaagaagaagaagcagaagAAGAAATATGAAGCCCCCACCTCTCCTCCCCCAAAACACCCCCCCACCCCCaccccaccaaaaaaaaaaaaaaaaaccaaaagcaAGGAAAAGCTCAAATAACAGTATTCTTACCTTAGGCTCAAAGGCTGATGGATTTTGAGAGaccaatttttctttaaattttctgaAAGTGCCTAAAAAACATGAAGTAATAAATTTGCTAGCAAGTTAAACATAAAATTAGGTTTCCAATGACAACTATCAGTAACACTCTCTTATGTCCATGAATTGTTTAAATAGAAAAGGAATTGGAGCATTTCATGATAAAGTGCATTTGCTAAGTTTTAGAATATCAAAATCACGTTATTAACAAAATGAAAAAGATGTAGCATAGAGTCAAGATAAAAGTGTCAAGCATAAAAAATAAGACTTCAAAATCAATGCGAGTATAGAGTAACATAGCAGGAATAGCCcagtatataaataaataaataaataaataataaatctaGCCCATCTAAGCCATAAGATTTGTAATTACTACATCAATCAGTCATTGTAGTCTATCGCACTTAAACACAATTTTGTCAATCTTCACCGGTTATCACATAGTGGTACCATATCAAAAACATGAAAAGAATGTATCCACTACCATCCAAAAGAATATGTTGTTCTTCAAAACTCACCACTGCGTTTGTCATAGTCCTCTTCTGAAATTGTGTATTTCTCCACCAATGAAGTGTCTTCCAGCCATCCACCCGATGTTACTGAcgaagggtcaagatctattaCATGTAGCCGAAACctttcaataaaaaaattttaaaaaaaatcaataaactaAGGATCTTCATTAACAACCCAACTAAAATTAGAACCATGAACAAATCACAAACacttcaaaaataaaattaagagaatGAAAGAGACAAACCCATCAAGAGGAGAATAAAAACCAAGGGGTCTGGAATTAtcagttaaatcagaaattttgGAGTTAGTGTCATCATAAAGCTCCAAGGACATTGAATTAACTGATGTCCCACATTTCCTCCACAGCTTCTCTTTTACAGATTCTACTGTAGACTAAATTTttgttgaagaagaaagaaaatcaaattaataataataataataataataataacaataacgaTCATCAAATGACAATAATGGAAAACCTGAAGGGAGAAGCGAACACTGGCAGAGAAGGTCTTGAGGTTGGAATGAGTGACACGCAAGAGGACTGAGTCATCCACAGCCATCTGAAGCCGAGTTGCCATCTTTCCTGTTCAAGCGAAATCTTTATCAATTGTGTGTTCGATTCTAATATGCTACAAAGCTTTCTTATAATCTCAGAGTTTGAGAGCAAAGAGACTTtgatgaaaaattcaaaaattgagaaAAATGGACTTCAGCTTAATCAAGGGTTTAAAACCATAACACTTCAGCTTAATCTAAGGACTTGATTCAGAAGAATAGTCAAGAAATAAATCTCAGGTTAGAAAGCCCACCTCAATCGCACTGAACTGAACAGAGCTCGAGATGTGGCAAGGCTCCTTGTATCCTTCAGTTCAATTAGAACAGCCACGGCGATGGCTTCGAAGTGGTGAAAGACTGCGACGACGACAATTAGGGAGAACTACAATGGTGAGCGAAAGCGACAGCGATGGCTTCGAAGTGGCAAAAGAAAGGGATCGCGATAGTGAGAACGGCAATGGCTGTGGCTGGCGGGCGGGCGGGCGGGCGGGCGGGCGCGGGGGGGCGGCTTCAAGGTGGTGCGGTTGCGTCAATGAGGGCTTACAGTATTTTTTTAGGCCTTGTTTGGATGGGTGAGGGAATGTTAACTGAGGGGGAGAgttataattgaaaaaaaaaaaagtaataatgtTTGAAAGTCCGTGAATTAATGGAAaagtattataaaaatataataataaaatataagaatatgTAGAGAGAAAATTGAGAATTTTATTGTATAGGTAAAAGATTGAGTCAAAAAAATGATGGTCACTTAACCTTATTTATAGCATATAAATTATATTCAAGAGACATAATATTAAATGAGAAATTAAATAAACTTATGGGGAAGATAGATGGATTTTTTAAAAATCGAAATGAATATCCATCATGAATATAGATTTATAACACTCTCTTTAGATGTCCATTAAACAAAAAAATATGtcctattaaaattttattaggaAAAAATCAGTGAAAAAAAATCCTAGTGAAGGAAAAAGAGTATAATATTCTTTGTGCTTAAAATGTAACTCCTTCTTATAATGATCTGCTTTTAAAATCTTAAGCCAATGCATCCCAATTTTGTACACCATTTTTGTTGCAGTTGGTAGAGACTTGGTAAACAAATCTAGCAGATTTTCACCTAAAAGAGTTTGTTGAATATTAATATCACCGTTCTTCTGAAGATTATGTGTGAAAAAAAACTTTGGTGAAATATACTTTGTTCTATCTCCATTGATAATCATTCCTTTAACTGGGCTATGCATGCTAGATTATCTTTATATAATATTGTGGGTATGTTATTATAAGACAAGCCACACCTCTCTCAAATAAAATGAGTCATGAATCTCAGCCAAATGCATTCTTGACTTGCTTCATGAATTGCTATTATTTCTGCATGATTTGAAGAAGTAGCAGctataaattattttgtaaatcgCCATGATATAGCTGTACCACCACAAGTGAATAAATAGCATGTTTGAGATCTTACTTTATGTGGATTAAATAAATACCCTGTATCTGCATAATCAATTATATCTGGTCTTGATTTGTTGAGATAAAATAAACCTATATCAATTATTCCTTTTAAATATCGCAAAATATGTTTGATTTCATTCCAATGTCTTCAAGTAGGAGTGGAACTATATCTTGTAAGCATATTAACAAAAAAATGCAATGTCCAGTCTTGTAGTAGTGGTAAGATACATAAGTGCACCGATTGCACTAAGATGTGATACTTCAAGACCAAAGAATTCTTCACCATTTTTTTAAGGCCAAAACGGGTTTTTATTCACATCAAGTGATCGAACAACCATTGGGGTACTCAATGGGTGTGTTTTATCCATGTAAATccgtttcaaaattttttttgtaTAGGTGGATTGATGAATAAAAATTCCTTCTTGTAAATGTTCAATTTGTAGACTATGGCAAAGTTTTGTCTTTCTAAGATCTTTCATTTCAAATTCTTTCTTCAAATAATCCACACCATTTTGGAGCTCTGCTAGAGTTCCAATGAgatttatatcatcaacatagatAACAATAATAACAAATTTAGATATTGATTTCTTTATGAAAACACATggtcaaattaggtcatttataTAACATTCTTTTACCAGATATGCACTAAGGCGATTGTATCATTTGCGCCCAGATTGCTTCAAACTGTACGAAGATCTTTGTGACTTAATTGAATATATTTCCTAGGAATTTAACTTATATGCTTCAGTTAATTTAAATCCTTTAGGGATTTTCATAAAGTGTTACTATCAAGTGAGCCATATAAATAGGCTGTAACTATATCCATCAAATACATTTCAAGGCTTTCTTGTACTGCCAAATTGATGAGGTATCAAAAGGTAAATACGAGGCCTTTGCGAAAAACCTTGTGCCACAAGGTGTGCTTTATATCTTATAATTTCATTATGCTCATTTCGTTTTCTTAAAAATACCCATCTGTATCCTACCAATTTCACACCCTTTGTTGTTTGGACTGTAGGTTCAAAAACTTTACGTTTTGTAAGTGAATTCAATTCTGATTGAATTGCATCTTTCCATTTTGGCCAATCATATCTTTTCTCAATAGATAGAACTTTAAAATCCTCACTATCTTTTATAATATCAAGTGCAATGGTATAGGAAAAAAATCATCAATTATTGTTGCCATTCGATTTAATTTTCTCCCTGCATTGACAAAACTTATtgatttttcctcattttcttgagGTTTGGATATATGAATTTCttcaaaaattatttttgcaAGATTTTCATGATTAATAATATCTTgatcctttttatttgatttttcaatAGTGTTATTTGTTGTTTTCTTCCTTCTAGGATTTTTATCCTTATAATCTAATGGTCTACTACGCTTCAGATGTACTTTAGACTCATTATTAATAGCACTAATAGATGGTCCTACAGGGATATCAATCTGAATTGGAATATTTGTAGTTGGTATATGTGATTTTGTTATTCTTTTTGAATCAATAAATGCGTCTAGTATTTGATTTGTTATTCTTTGCAAATGAATAATTTTTTGAACTTTTTGTTCACACATGCTTGCACAAGGGTCAAGGTGATGTAATGATGGAGCTTTCCatttaatttctcttttaatttcctTCCTCTCTTCTCCTAAACGTagaaaaaatttttcataaaattgaCAGTCAGAAAAAcaagttgtaaataaattttttgtCAATAGTTCAAGGTAGCAGCTTAACTTTTCTTTGAGGACTCATCTAAGTGCATTGTGTTGGTGCTATTGGCAACATACAACACATCCAAAAATTCTTAGATGAGAAATATTTGGTTCATAACCAAAAGCCAATTGTAATGGGGagaatttatgataatttgttAGCCTAAGACGAACCAGTGTTGTTGCATGAAGAATAGCATAACCTTAAATAGAAATGGGTAATTTTGTTCTCATAAGTAGTGGTCTTGCTATGAATTAGATACGTTTAATAAATGATTCTACTAGGCCATTTTGAGTATAAACATATGCTACAGGATGTTCAATAGTTATTCCAGTTGTTAAACAATATTCATTAAAAGTACAGGATGAGAACTCCGTAGCATTATCAAGGTGAATAAATTTAATTGGATAATCTAGAAATTGTGGTCATAATCAAATTATCTGTGTCAATTTCACAAATGCCAAGCTGCAAGTTGATAATAGACACACATGTGATCATTTTGAAGATGCATCTATTAGGACCATAAATAATCTAAACTGTCCACTAGCTAGGTGGGTGTATAGGTCCGCATATATCCCCATAGATACATTCTAAAAATACAGGGGATTCAATCCCAACCCTTGTTAGTGATAGTCTAATAATCAGTTTGCTTTGATAACAAGCAGCATAAGAAAAGTCATTTGTTGTAAGAATCTTCTAGTTCTTTAAAGGATGACCATGTGAATTTTAAATTATTCTTCTCATCATTATAGATTCAGGATGGTCTAATCAATTATGCCAAAGTATAAAAATGTTTGCATCAGTAAACTTCTAGTTTATAATAGAATGTGCTTCAATTGTACTTATTTTTGTATAGTACAAGCTAGAAGACAAAGTGACTACTTTTTCTAATATACATTTCTTATCTGAGATATTACTAGTAACATAAAGATATTTGATATTCATTTCATTTAATGTCTCAATATAGTATCCATTTTGGAAGACATTTTTGAaacttaataaatttttttaaggcTTGGAAGAAAATAATGCATTATCTATAATGAGTTTTGTTCCCTCAAGTAAAAATATTATAGCTCTTCTAGAgcctttaattaaattttcactaCTAGATATTGTGTGGATATTTGCCATTTCCATAAGCAAATGAGaaaagtatttttaatttttaaatatggtATGTGTAGTTGCGCTGTCAACTAGACACATATTTTTATCATTGAGTTCTAATCCAAACAAAAACTTTGGACTATCCATATCCATAttatcttcaaaaaaaaaaaatacaatatgagaaataaacaaaataagACTTTTTTAAAACATCATTACCAAAATAAAAAGATGACAATATTATTAATATGATATAACAAAAACTACCTTAAACAAAATATGACAAATAACATATCATGATAATATTAACTAAGATGATCAAGCAAAAATAAAAGCATTTAAATGACTTAATTGACAGTTCCATCAATAATCAAATGATCAATTTTTCCTTTAAGATGCTCAAAGAATTCTGCTACATCCAGGTGGTTATATCAATATCAACGTCATCACTTTCTAAaataaattttgcttatgtatttTGACCTTTTCTTTTTAGTGATGCTTGATAAAGATCAACGAGATGTTTTTGTGTACGACAGGCACGCAACTAGTGTCTTTTCACACCATATCGTTAGTATACCTCTTTTGAATTTTTATATTGTCCTGTTTCTTATTTCTCGTTATTCTTTTTTCACTTTTGGGTTTGAGATGTATTTTTCCACTTTTAGTAGTGAGATGTATTCTTATATTCTAATGAATTATGAATATGATCACCACAATTAAAATGTATGTTTCTTCCTCGACCATGGCCACGATTGTTAGttatgtgtgccctagagcatgcacTAATCTTATAACTCgtaaataacattgtaaatattataatggcaATGAACGTTTCATTTAAATGTTATGTGTGTTTAataccatatttatttgaaattgtccattagcaatatgttatgtgttctattcttatgagataagaatatgagtggcagaATACCTGGGACATTTGTTATAAATCAGAGTTCGCAGTTAAAGaatattttggtgggcacattatatccaaagagttgtcacctctttttatctccattgatcagtatgagatactgatgaatatggaatggtgggcctcatgccatctgatatgagatatcgggataaatacagtggacacttatgagataagtaggtcgaacttgtgacgttcagataacatgaacatggcatttgctcgagtcaataaaattttatctgtgtcatactagtgcatataattcttaggcctgagatgacacggttgtctcttatatgggtggtttgagtttgataccacttataTATCTGTATTGTGTATGGATACTTCGGTATGTGTTGGCTCATATTAGTCATATGTTGGGATAGGTGTTTAGTCAAGAGGGGATCCTTAGCCTTGAGTAAAAAGGATTAAAAGTCCTATGCAGATTTGAGCTattcttgacaagattaagttcctggccaagacggaCGACTTTATCAGGAAAGGTGTGtcctgatggtaaagtcttatatgtcaagaatcagatttcaaatgagtgcataagattccataAAAGGGGTTTGACTCAACTATGACCCTAAATGGAATTGGGACATAATACGAagggattttagtgcatggtaacatatgattaaaggttcattttaaggtaaaccttattgctaattgggtggccatggcatgctatgctaggtattaaccatgtcctatgagatgcctaaaatgatttggggaaatcatttgcagtctggaagagttccaatgatattaagaattaatatcatttctcattgccaatcagtaatgagcctagtaagtcacacacctacacaagttaaccaccaagtaaattatgatttaattgattaattaaagagtttaattaattaattaaatagatttggtttgcaataagattacaaagtccctagcatgacttgaaactgaaTCTTGCATATTTGATGTAttatataaattgaatttatgtttaaagagtttaaatatgaattcaattgtgagattaattaattaatatgtgatataaattaatttgagggagaaattacaattttggattgagaactcaaaattcattGCAAGGGAAAAACGGTAATTTTACAAGGTAACACGtgtcaccatgagatggtgacacatgtcacTCATGGGTgtatgccatttgtcttccatgtgATGGAAGATGATTGTTGATGATTTAATCTTGTCTTGACAAGTGTCATAATGAGATTAAGACACATAAAAAGCTAGATTAAATTGGAGCTTTATATGTGGCACTCCATTAATggattttgtctcttgtatataaatacaAGATAATAAGAATtggcttcttcttcatttttgagACCTTGGATGacaacctctctctctctctctccttcttatgtttttcctccattgatgatagaaagaaagCTTGTTTCTTTCTTGAATCAAAGACACTAGAAAAGGTTTCTAGCTCAAATACATCCATAGAAATCACCTAAAGCAAATACCCTAATTATTAGTGGTTGGCAAGCATCAAAGAGAGGACTTAGGCTACCTAAGGTGATCTTGGTGGAAGTTTatggtggacaagctaaaggagcAACAAGTGGTGCTCTTGGAGACTACCAAAGAGAGCAAAAATTTTAATTCTACTCCCTTTCAGGTTAGTTGTCTTTaaaccctcttttagttagggttttgcTAGGTTTAATTGTTAAACCTCAATCCTTAATGGCAAATGACTCACAAATGCATGTTAAAAGAGTGTTTTGACATGCTTTAAGGCATTAGAGAAAGGCTAGGATCATAATACACTTGTATGCATGCATGAAACCCtcgataaaatttttgaaatccatcCTCTAAGGCCCTAACCACGCTTCCCAACACCattaatttggtatcagagctattatatttgccattaggattgtttatgggacttaattgtgtgattggatgagATTTGGGGTGATTTGAATGAGATTTGGATTGAAAAACCCTAAGAAAATTATCTTTGCCGCAAGAAACATGGCCTGGGCATGTCCCAGGCCACGGGCCGTGTTTCTGGGTTTGTGGCATAAAATAATGGGTAGAAGATTACACGGGCCATGCTTTGGcaccacacgggccgtgtaattcGGCACCTCAGGCCGTGTAACTGTTATATGGGCCGTGTTGTTTTCACACAAGGTGTGTTTTACATGGAGGGCATGTTTTGGCAAATTAAAGGgtttttatgcaattgttgtgtaATTTGAGATCCTAAATTAAGCctagacctaattaaattgtttaactacgatttccaatcatacaaataatattttgaaaattgttttcatgaaaattgattttGGGAAGGGTTCCTAAATTTGagattaatttgaatgagattcaaatttagttataaattgggtatatgatattcaatttaattatgcatgtatatttatgtttaagtgttaaatgttaatatgcataatggatgatcatggacaatgaaagaccaatgtgattggatttatttcttttattcttctttggggtgtaataattaattttatttatagtggcATGTAATATAAGTGTTATATTGCATAGGATCTAATTTCATTTGTTTAAGGACTATAAGgttcatattcttgtaaattcaccttggtatgccaagggttactttgtaattaaattgcaagaaGCATGAAGAGATCAAgatcattggtgggaccagttggAGCACATCAAGATCAAGAGTTGATTTATGTGCTCCGTCAGCATCTCTTGTAATAGAAtagatgaaatgcacctaggaaatgccttaattcaattcttggtggggcAGAaatgaatcccttaaaaagtccatgatcataccattttatttattatccatgtatgcatgagatgtatatgaATGGATGCTTGCATGAGATATATGtatgccaaatggataatgtgcaaagtgtaacaccctcactgtagcaactccgtacattctactgttccggtgaccggtgtcggtccggacagctagaacgtccagaaaaatatttgaactaaagcgaggaaccataattaactcaaatattaataagaaaaatttagtaaaaatgttagaaataaaatacaactaaatcaaatgagccagtgcccaagcgatgggtaaccagagggaagttgcggttctcgcaacgaggagccctagacccgggggaaaaattataaaataatttttgggactccagagaagggtcattaaggttcctatggcattagaatgccaagaaaatatttagaaaaatttttcaatcggtaccaataattttgacccgttaagccaaacggagggcattttggtcatttcgccttcagaggtgatttttggccgacttgtccagttgagtaaataattaatatgacataaaatatgaataaacattactagaaattgaattgaaaatgagtagagaagagaagaaaagaaaatgaaagaaaatgctaattatgacatcatatgatgtcatttaaatttcctccaccaatcacaatttgttaaacttattaaaagagataaaagagaccaaaaatatgaaaaaccaatctgcatcttcaaccttgggcagcctaaaaaacgttgagagagagagagagagaagaggttccaccattaaagctcctttaagcttcatttctctcttgtttccactactaaaccctaacccctttcattaaaccttgaccatatcacttggggaagcttttggcagccaagaagaagaaggaaagtgaagttttagcttgaagaaatctgccctacaagaggttaaagtgaggttagtgctatcctttcactctcactcctttaatccttgttaaagcatcattttaagttaagaaattgtaagagtttgaagtaagttatatgtgttagggcatctttaatttttggcagccctaaggaaggatgaggttgattgttttaatgaatttagaatggatagaaatgatgtttaaggtatgaatatgcatggatgttgaattagtgtgctaattgaggtttatggataatttaaattggacattagggttttgagaagtgaaacttggatttagcttatggaattgtgaaagaacattataagggtcaattagtgaccattttaggtatgttgaccatgaattggactgaaaaatagtatagccaagtgaatgtgtaggctgccttgttagtgcagcagagggactgaaaattcagtccacttgcacagccataactttggctgtgtaggtccaattgatgtttggccaattggacatgaaactaggcttgtaatggcacatttttgctgaagaaaccatgcccaaaagaccaaagcaagaggaccaaaacttggccccaatccggacaccctgcaacagcccctgcagaaatgaccaaatgaacagtaactgttcatttagccataactcactgtagatttggtcaattgacctgaaatttttacagcaacaagttaagacatagacaaacaactttcatgaagaaacctaccccaaattatgaccagaacctaacccaaatggcagtcacaattactgttcaaacctgcaactctgcagattttcatttgagcagtaatgtttggatggctataactctctctagaaaactcggatttaggcgattcttgaaccgatgaaaacctaaggcatagtagaacatttcatatgaagaaagttagaccaaattatgaacttaacttgatcaaattactgaccaaagttggaccaaaatctgccaaaacccaaaagtgcagcatgagcgattagtgcgtgaacagtaaacttattttggccataacttgagctacaaaactccaaatggagtgattcaaaaaaggaaattcaactagacaaaataaggaacattttctatgaaggaagttttgtcaaattccaacagtaaatcgaccaatgaaacagtgcaacttcggagcaccaaaaccgaaaattggcaaatttgccaaaatgacctaagctttgagaaagtgaccaaaaccaacaagttttaaatgaaaagtgtagtatgtttgaagtgccaaagtcaatgtacatattttctatactaAAGTCAAcactttagttgactaatgaagtgaatagtgacatgaaaacttgaaataagcttggaaatggatttggtaattgattccaacaagttttaaatgcaaaatgtggtacatcgggagtgttaaaaccaatgtacctattgtctatgtaaaagtcaacatttttgttgaccaatggggtgaatagtgacaccaaaacttgaaattcaaaatttgaaattagaaatgcatctaggggactttaaattgcaattggcaattaatactagtaaatgtaaaactcaaaatgtggaatcttggtgtaattagaattaatatatccactaagtatgaaaaagtcaacattttggttgactagtaaggtgaatagtaatcaaaatgattagtaaattaagatgaaaacctagaaccaattctaagcttaaatgcttagaattgtatgacaaatatggactatgaatcctagtcaaaattgttaaaaagaaatttaggccataaatttgaaatccatgaaatattcatggattacttgaaacatgaaaaataagtcacctaattgatgtgaatagatagttagggcatatatgcccatcacaaatggaattcatacaatattagtaactcaacttgaaatataaaatttgtaattacataagtagattcttgaatgtataaatgagaaaagaaaaatgttt
It encodes:
- the LOC110638326 gene encoding tubulin-folding cofactor B isoform X1; the encoded protein is MATRLQMAVDDSVLLRVTHSNLKTFSASVRFSLQSTVESVKEKLWRKCGTSVNSMSLELYDDTNSKISDLTDNSRPLGFYSPLDGFRLHVIDLDPSSVTSGGWLEDTSLVEKYTISEEDYDKRSGTFRKFKEKLVSQNPSAFEPKITDNYVEDLCAHIKVGDRCEVEPGEKRGVVKFVGRAESLAPGFWVGVQYDEPLGKHDGMVKGVRYFDCPPLHGAMVRSDKVKVGDYPERDPFEDEEI
- the LOC110638326 gene encoding tubulin-folding cofactor B isoform X2, coding for MATRLQMAVDDSVLLRVTHSNLKTFSASVRFSLQSTVESVKEKLWRKCGTSVNSMSLELYDDTNSKISDLTDNSRPLGFYSPLDGFRLHVIDLDPSSVTSGGWLEDTSLVEKYTISEEDYDKRSGTFRKFKEKLVSQNPSAFEPKITDNYVEDLCAHIKVGDRCEVEPGEKRGVVKFVGRAESLAPGFWVGVQYDEPLGKHDGMLVTIQKEIPLRMKKYELEMAKLSFSCMRFIIITFF